CATGCTTAACCAGGCCTAGGAAAATTAAAAGAGTAGTTTGCACTTTGCTGATTATTAGGTAACACCCAGAGAAGTTTTTACACCAAAAGAGAACACTTTAGACTCTGAAtctctttttttcccctttttctctAGTAAGTAAGTTTCCGAGCTTTTTAAATAGTGAGTAGGATCTTTTTTGTAAATTAAGTGTCCCTTATTATGAGAAGGTCAATGCTTTTCTTGGTGTTCCAGTGAAACAAATATTTGTTGTGTCTTTGCTGCAACCTATAAGCATTTCTATAGAAGAATCTCTTAAGAATCTATTTGTATAGAAGATTGTGTGTCATTTGTGGAAAACCATGTTCTGTTGTGAGATTTTCTATTGTTTTTGGGTATACTCCTTGTGTACGAGCACGCTTTTTGCCCCTTTTAAATGAAATTTCTTACTTTATCAAGAAAAAGTCTGTCAATGAAGTCATTAgggtttgttttattttttattctatcTTCAAACTTATCCTGCTTCGATAATGCAAtgattattaaaatttacctagGTACCTGCCAGTGCCAAGAAAGCTGAGgctccaaagccttctcttactccagaggaaataaagaagaaacaagaagagTTGAGGTAAATTCTTGCTGGTAAATTGTTCTCTGCAATTTTTGAGTAGCTGGACATAGTTTTGGGACTAGTATGTGGTTTTATTTATGAGATATGTCTAGTTTAGTCTCGTAAAttatttcatttgttttgttCATTCTCGGAGTAGTTTTTAATAATGCTTCTTTTATCTTACAGTATGCATGCTCATAATTTTCTAATCTTTCAATGACTTCTAGGGAGCGTGCTCgtaaaaagaaagaagaggaagagagacaaagggaaagagagagagaaaaggtaACTCTTGATTTAGATTTTGACATTAATTTGCATGAGTGAAGGTCAATTGAATATTATTGCTGAATTACGTGCTGAAAGCAGTGATGCTTAGGTGGTTCCATTCTTAGTTACCTGCATTTTCTGTCTTGACTTGTAATCAATCTAGTTAAATAGGTCAGTAAGATCGTTTTGTCTTCTGCTTCAGGAAAGAATTAGAATTGGTAAGGAACTCTTGGAAGCAAAACGGATGGAagaagagaatgaaagaaaacgGTAAGCATTGAACTTTGGTACTCTTTCTGTTTTTACTCCCAGTGATGCCTGCTCATATAATTGGAATTTTTTGCTTTGATGTATTATAGTATAATAGCATTGCGCAAGGCCGAAAAAGCGGAAGAACAACGAGCTagggagaaaattcgtcagaaaCTGGAAGAAGATAAGGTCGAAACTCCAACCTGTCATGAAACTTTTTGTTCATCCCTTCAGCATCTAGCTTGCTTGATGGAACTTGTCAATTTATTAATGTATAAAACATGTCTCTGTCAATATATTTGATTACACTTAAAAACAGTATTTTTAATACCTATCTTGCCACCTACTCTTTGCTTGGCAGGTTAGAACGTTAAGTTTGAATAATTGCAGTCATATGGTTtgacaaaaattcttagtgtcgGTGGTTCTAGGGGAATGGGCTTGTCTGTTCTCCTGTTGATATTTCTATATAAACATTCTTTAGTGTAGAGAGCTTTTTCTGCCAACTACTTAGTATCCCATTGATATTCTACTGGCATTCAGGGAGGTCAAGTTGTAGCTTATGTTGATAATTTGCTGTCAGCTTCTTATTGGTGTACTCTGGATGAGATGTGCATCATTTTGCATCTTTAAACACTGCTGCGACCTGTGATTGTGGTTTGACCAGGTTAAGGGCTGTTAAAATATAATGTGAAATCATAAGGTCCTGGCTATTTCTACTTCAGCCAAAACACGTCTAAGCAAATTGACAACTTTGTGCAATCCTCACAACATAATTACCTGCTCCAAATTATACCTGACCATCTGTATCACTTAAGTGCAACTCTAACTTACTTACCTGCTGCCATTTTTGTCGTGTTGAAACAATTGTGTTTACTTTCACAGGccgaaagaagaaggaaactCGGTTTGCCAGCAGAAGATCCTGCTCCCCCCAAACCTTCTACACCTGTTGTGGAGGAAAAAAAGGTGTTTATTTATGCAATAGCAACTCTGTCTATGGTTTTGTCCCATATGGACATAACTTGTCCCACTCAAAAACTTCATTGGATGTATTTTTTGGTAGATCACATTGCCTGTCAGACCAGCTACAAAGGCAGAGCGGATGAGGGAGTGCCTGAGAACACTTAAACAGACCCACAAGGTAATCATTCAGTTGTTTTCGGGGCCCTTAGAGTACTTTCTTGCAGATTTGAGCTTTGGAATTGAGAGTGGTTAAATGTGGACCAGCCTACTTTATTTAAAGAACAAAGTGAACTTACGTGCCCTTCCACCCTCTGTTTCAAACTCAAAAGAGTAGAAAGCAAAGGACATCAGAGTCATAATTAGCCATTCAGGTTAATTTTGTTCTTTTCATCAAGACATAAGTTAAATGAATTTAAAAAACAAGGATATAATGGATGCTTCTGGTTTCTTTCCTTCTTTAGTGCATTACATTAGGAAGCTTTTTCTTTTGAAAGGTAATCAACAAACATTCCCTAGGAACGGAGTAGCCTATGATTGACATTCTACATTCCTTTGGTGTGTTTTAGATATGAATGAGATGTCATTCTAACTTCATTGTtggtgaactgattctttgttcATTTTCCTCTTATGGTCCAGGATGATGAGGCCAAAGTCAAGACCGCTTTCAACACACTGCTAACTTATGCAAAGAATGTCGCAACAAATCCCAATGAGGAGAAATATCGCAAAATTAGGCTTAGCAATGCTGCTTTTCAGGTGAAGTGTCATTAAGGAAATAGTTATGccttcatttttgttctttagtTACCTCTGAATTGACTCCTTTACAAGAGAAAGCTCCTTTAGTCCTTGTTTATATAGCCTTCTTAGAGGGTTTGACTTCATTCAATTCCTGAAAATAGGGGGTGGGGTGAGGTTAATGtacttgattatttttgcttgccAGAATGCAGGATAGTTTAGGACCCTCACCTCCAATTATTCGTCCCAAAGAGTATCAATCCCAATTACTTAACCCCATTTCTTTTTCTCCCCTACTTATCAAAAAAGATATAGAAACTATTTCTccctatttttgtcattttttaatTTCTGGGTGGCAGGGGGTGTTAAGGTTGTATACCTTTTGCCACCTAGCTATTAGTCCCATGCCGAAGAAGGTTGTCTAGAGCTAATAAAACTGATGATTGTTATAGCAATATTCAGATAATGATAGTTAGATACTTAGATACAATATATTATCTCTTCCAAGTTGATTCAAACAAAACTTAAGATTCTTGTAACaatatttagaattttttaaCCTGATACGTTCGATCATCTCAGCCAAGTAGATTCATAGACAAATAGAACTAACACACACACATCTTTTGACTAACAGGATAGAATTGGCAAGCTGCAAGGAGGCATTGAGTTTCTTGAGCACTGtggatttgagaaaattgaaGGGGGTGAATTCTTGTACCTGCCAAGAGAAAAGGTGGACATGGCAGTGCTTAATACTGCTGGAACTGAGTTGAACAATGCAATTAAAAATCCCTTCTTTGGAGTCCTTTAATCTTATAATACATTAGTTTCAGGCAAATACTGAAGGATGCTTTGTCCAACTCTTCCTCCCTTAGTTTATTCAAGGTACCTTAGTTATATAAACGGAAAACTGTAAAAGCTACTATGAGGTTGATAGATGGATGTTCCTTTTTGAAGGGAAGCCTTagtgtaactggtaaagttgcttccatgtgaccaggagatcacgggttcgagccgtagaaacagcctcttgcagaaatgtagggtaagactgcgtacgacAGACACTTGTGGTCCGGTCCtttcccggaccccgcgcataccgggagcttagtacaccgggctgcccttttttctTAACCTATAAGTTGAAGGATTATGTTCATTTTGAAACTTGACGTCCTTTTTGCATGACTAAGATAACAATGGAATATATGTATGATAAATGTCAGGTTAATGGTTGGATGTATTTCGTTTGTTTTTGAATTCAAAACTCTCTAAAGGGGAAAGAGATAGTGGGGGTATGCGGAAAGCAGGATGAGAAGTTGAGAACTGATTGAATATTTGAATTCAATTCTTTATGTTGAATAAATTCATAAAAATGCAGCATTGAAGTAATTTATTCCAAAATTAAATCGAATTCTTTGGTCAATGGAcggttttttttattaattgaacGTTTATAAAGGAAAAAGCAAACATCCTTgtgatttaatttgaagatttggtgACAAACTATACTACtactttgaaaatattttttaagactTTAATTTCCTATGTCTACATTTTTCTTAAATCAACTTGCCATTtaactaattaaatttataaaaattatacttTTTAATTCATAATCTCTTTGATTCAAAATTTGTAAAATCAATAAGCACATTGATAGTCTTATTTTACTCAacatcagtgttttaaaaggtgtGGGCGTAAGGCGATACGTTTT
This DNA window, taken from Nicotiana tabacum cultivar K326 chromosome 15, ASM71507v2, whole genome shotgun sequence, encodes the following:
- the LOC107786172 gene encoding uncharacterized protein LOC107786172 — translated: MSGVSLKCGDCGTLFKSVEEAQEHAEVSSHANFNESIEAVLNLVCTACGKPCRSKTESDLHTKRTGHTEFTDKTAEAVKPISLEAPKAKADDDEDMEEGGHDSGTEMVVPEVDQNLLSELETMGFPKARAIRALHFSGNASLEAAVNWVVEHESDPDIDETPLVPASAKKAEAPKPSLTPEEIKKKQEELRERARKKKEEEERQREREREKERIRIGKELLEAKRMEEENERKRIIALRKAEKAEEQRAREKIRQKLEEDKAERRRKLGLPAEDPAPPKPSTPVVEEKKITLPVRPATKAERMRECLRTLKQTHKDDEAKVKTAFNTLLTYAKNVATNPNEEKYRKIRLSNAAFQDRIGKLQGGIEFLEHCGFEKIEGGEFLYLPREKVDMAVLNTAGTELNNAIKNPFFGVL